From Xenopus tropicalis strain Nigerian chromosome 3, UCB_Xtro_10.0, whole genome shotgun sequence, the proteins below share one genomic window:
- the akr1d1 gene encoding 3-oxo-5-beta-steroid 4-dehydrogenase — translation MELSAEHHRIPLNDGNSIPVLGLGTYSSPRTTPKGTCLEAVKLAIDLGYRHIDGAYVYYNEHEVGQAIREKIAEGKVKREDIFYCGKLWNTCHPPELVRPTLEKTLKTLQLDYVDLYIIELPMAFKPGDEIYPRDANGKYLYHKTDLCATWEALEECKDAGLVKSIGVSNFNRRQLELILNKPGLKYKPATNQVECHPYFTQPKLLEFSGQHDIVTVGYSPIGTCRDETWVNVSSPPLLKDPLLNAIGKKYNKTAAQVALRFNAQRGVAVIPKSFNPDRIKENFQIFDFSLTDKEMKDIEALNKNVRYVELLMWSDHPEYPFKDEY, via the exons ATGGAACTGAGTGCCGAGCACCACCGGATCCCCCTCAATGATGGCAACTCCATCCCTGTgctgggactgggcacctactcCTCTCCCCGAACT ACACCCAAAGGAACCTGTCTGGAGGCAGTAAAACTGGCCATAGACCTTGGCTACCGACACATCGATGGGGCTTATGTATACTATAATGAGCATGAGGTTGGCCAGGCAATAAGGGAGAAGATCGCTGAGGGAAAGGTCAAACGAGAAGACATTTTTTACTGCGGCAAA CTTTGGAACACGTGCCATCCGCCGGAACTTGTGCGGCCGACATTGGAGAAGACGCTAAAGACGCTCCAGTTGGATTACGTGGATCTGTATATCATCGAGCTGCCGATGGCTTTCAAG CCTGGGGATGAAATCTACCCACGGGATGCGAACGGAAAATATCTGTATCACAAGACAGATCTGTGTGCAACATGGGAG GCGCTGGAGGAATGCAAAGATGCCGGACTGGTCAAATCCATTGGGGTCTCCAACTTCAACCGCCGGCAACTGGAGCTGATCCTTAATAAGCCTGGGCTGAAATATAAACCTGCCACCAACCAG GTTGAATGTCACCCATACTTCACTCAGCCCAAACTGCTGGAGTTCTCCGGCCAACATGACATTGTGACTGTGGGATACAGTCCTATTGGGACCTGCCGTGATGAAACATG GGTCAATGTGTCTTCCCCTCCTCTCTTGAAAGACCCTCTTCTCAATGCCATTGGCAAGAAGTACAACAAGACTGCAGCCCAAGTAGCCCTGCGCTTCAATGCACAAAGGGGAGTCGCTGTTATCCCAAAGAGTTTTAACCCGGACAGAATCAAAGAAAACTTTCAG ATCTTTGACTTCAGTCTGACGGACAAGGAGATGAAGGACATTGAGGCCCTGAACAAGAATGTCCGCTATGTGGAGTTGTTAAT GTGGAGTGACCACCCAGAGTACCCCTTCAAGGATGAATACTGA